The Cohnella abietis genome has a segment encoding these proteins:
- a CDS encoding NAD(P)/FAD-dependent oxidoreductase, producing the protein MTNQLELFDTTIIGGGPAGMYTAFYSGMRDLKTKIIDAQDQLGGRLLTYPEKVIWDVGGVTPILCEQLISQLVQQAQTFEPTIVLGQQIAGLEHQPDGTMILTATNGEQHWTKTVILAIGYGIRKMAKLEIEGADRYEVTNLYYTVQELETFRNKRVLISGGGDSAVDWANALEPIAASVTVVHRREQFGGHERNIKKMKESSVNVLVPYRVEKLHSKDGAVIDEVTITHMVTEEQEQLEVDAIIVNHGMKSDFGPIRDWGLDIGEWNIQVSERMCTNIPGIFAAGDTVNYGSKVGLIAGTFNDGVLALNSAKLFMEPEAHKYAYVSSHNEKFKEKNKALGIVVEEEEEE; encoded by the coding sequence ATGACAAACCAATTAGAGCTATTCGACACGACCATTATAGGCGGGGGACCTGCTGGAATGTACACAGCATTTTACAGCGGCATGCGCGATTTGAAGACTAAGATTATTGATGCACAGGACCAACTGGGTGGTAGACTGCTCACCTATCCGGAGAAGGTAATCTGGGACGTAGGCGGCGTAACCCCAATTCTATGTGAGCAGCTTATTTCTCAATTGGTGCAGCAAGCCCAAACCTTCGAACCGACTATTGTGCTCGGTCAGCAAATCGCGGGCTTGGAGCACCAGCCGGATGGTACGATGATTTTGACAGCGACTAATGGTGAGCAGCACTGGACGAAGACGGTTATTCTAGCAATCGGATATGGTATTCGTAAGATGGCGAAGCTGGAAATTGAAGGTGCCGATCGTTATGAAGTGACGAACCTATACTACACTGTTCAGGAGCTAGAGACGTTCAGGAACAAGCGTGTACTAATATCTGGCGGTGGCGATTCTGCTGTCGATTGGGCGAATGCATTAGAGCCAATTGCGGCTAGTGTAACTGTCGTGCATAGACGAGAACAATTCGGCGGGCATGAAAGAAACATAAAGAAGATGAAGGAATCAAGTGTAAATGTCTTGGTGCCTTACCGTGTAGAGAAACTCCATAGTAAGGATGGAGCGGTTATTGATGAGGTAACGATTACTCATATGGTAACGGAAGAGCAGGAGCAATTAGAGGTTGATGCTATTATTGTTAATCATGGAATGAAGTCTGACTTCGGTCCAATCAGGGATTGGGGACTGGATATCGGAGAATGGAACATTCAAGTATCTGAGAGAATGTGTACTAACATTCCTGGGATCTTTGCAGCAGGCGATACTGTGAACTATGGCAGTAAGGTTGGACTAATTGCTGGTACCTTCAATGACGGTGTTCTTGCACTTAATAGTGCTAAGCTGTTCATGGAGCCGGAGGCTCACAAGTATGCTTATGTTTCTTCACATAATGAGAAGTTTAAGGAGAAGAACAAGGCACTTGGCATAGTAGTGGAGGAAGAAGAGGAAGAATAA
- a CDS encoding FTR1 family iron permease translates to MRSTSPWNANSLFTAVCAFALSLALFFSTYSTVLAADGLTAEQSTNEISIAIKQADEMGAYIESGNLEQGSEVFALIKKWWTVNKKTVKQNSLDMALEIDRQVASISLAFLNKDAQKALEETGALKFSLRNYSDGAYLDNDGKQQMTLSAYVMKLRQAGDLMKRQEWSEALSEVKLLQRQWLSVEGDIVSQSQTVYNNTERDLVLLDAYLSNSGKQTQAESIVDRMVVSLTPLIDAQYSWWDAALIPLREGLEALLVVGTLLMYTKKSNSKPARRWVIGGSVAGGLICIGVGFVVAFVLSSGAFGRNNSLINGWTGVLASILLLYVSYWLHRNSDVKRWNHFLESKSTKALTSGRMISLGLLAFFAIVREGLETVIFLVGMVGKMSGAELAGGIAAGFGILALCAVVMIKAGTKLPVRPVFLVSSIIVFYLCFKFMGSGIHGLQMAGALPSTVHDYLPESLSISLYPSWYSTLPQLLFLLVGVTVVILQGTTGKRKSKKISTTVSKVN, encoded by the coding sequence ATGAGAAGCACGAGCCCGTGGAATGCTAATTCGCTTTTCACAGCGGTTTGTGCATTTGCTTTGAGCCTAGCACTTTTCTTTTCAACGTACTCAACTGTTTTGGCAGCAGATGGTCTTACTGCAGAGCAGTCGACTAATGAAATCTCAATAGCCATCAAGCAAGCTGATGAGATGGGTGCTTATATTGAGTCAGGGAATTTGGAGCAAGGATCTGAAGTATTTGCATTGATTAAAAAATGGTGGACGGTTAACAAGAAAACTGTCAAACAAAACTCGTTGGATATGGCACTGGAGATTGACCGTCAGGTTGCAAGCATCTCACTAGCCTTTCTGAATAAAGATGCCCAAAAGGCATTGGAAGAAACAGGTGCTCTTAAGTTCTCGCTACGCAATTATTCGGACGGTGCCTATTTGGATAATGACGGAAAGCAGCAGATGACCTTAAGCGCATATGTCATGAAGCTACGTCAGGCAGGAGACCTCATGAAGCGGCAAGAATGGTCGGAAGCGCTAAGCGAAGTGAAATTGCTCCAGCGTCAATGGCTATCTGTCGAAGGGGACATCGTGAGCCAATCTCAAACGGTATACAATAACACCGAACGGGATCTGGTGTTGTTGGATGCCTACTTATCTAACAGTGGCAAGCAAACGCAAGCTGAGTCTATCGTGGATAGGATGGTTGTCTCTCTAACACCGCTTATTGATGCGCAGTACTCCTGGTGGGATGCAGCTTTAATTCCACTGCGGGAAGGATTAGAGGCATTGCTTGTCGTTGGGACATTACTGATGTACACCAAGAAATCCAATTCAAAGCCGGCTAGACGGTGGGTAATTGGCGGTTCGGTAGCAGGCGGCTTAATTTGTATCGGAGTGGGCTTTGTTGTAGCCTTCGTGTTGTCGTCGGGAGCATTTGGGCGCAACAATTCGCTTATTAACGGTTGGACGGGTGTACTAGCCAGTATTCTGCTTCTATATGTGAGCTATTGGCTGCATCGCAATTCTGATGTTAAACGCTGGAATCATTTTTTAGAATCGAAGAGTACGAAGGCTCTAACTAGCGGTAGAATGATTTCACTCGGCCTGCTTGCGTTCTTCGCCATTGTACGCGAAGGACTGGAGACAGTCATTTTTCTCGTGGGTATGGTTGGAAAAATGTCAGGAGCAGAGCTAGCTGGAGGAATCGCCGCAGGGTTCGGTATTCTAGCATTGTGTGCAGTAGTCATGATCAAAGCCGGAACAAAGCTGCCTGTCCGCCCGGTGTTCCTTGTCTCAAGCATCATTGTGTTTTATTTGTGCTTTAAGTTCATGGGTTCAGGTATTCATGGTTTACAGATGGCAGGTGCATTACCTTCAACAGTACATGACTACTTGCCGGAGAGCTTGTCGATTAGCTTGTATCCTTCGTGGTACAGCACTCTCCCACAGCTACTGTTTTTATTGGTGGGAGTTACAGTCGTTATTTTACAGGGAACAACCGGCAAGCGTAAAAGCAAGAAAATAAGCACTACAGTTTCAAAAGTTAACTAA
- the efeO gene encoding iron uptake system protein EfeO, producing the protein MNKFNKLACLLLAATLVLSACGKNNNSAPAATETSAQQSGEAPSTEKSAIQQGTIKLQEETTKLQAAIDKKDTDEVKRLGKSINEAWISFESSVRQIFPLEYTEVEKYELPIYSASAYDKIDFDALKITAGKLQEALTTLLNAKETTGSTSELLTKAVANYKVFVQEQADNLVSQTKVFAEAVKAGNAEQAKLEYPKARVFFERIEPIAESFGDLDPRIDARLADAEDEAAWGGFHRIEKALWLDNSLEGMDKYADQLVKDTEELAEKIKTLELEPKAMVAGAMELLNEAAISKITGEEEIYSHTDLVDFDANVYGSKTVYLAIIPALNEKNPDLANQLDKQFLLLEQTLLGHQTNGIYVTYDKLTTEQIRLISDQISQLSNLMSQTASIL; encoded by the coding sequence ATGAACAAATTCAATAAATTAGCATGTCTATTACTTGCGGCAACATTGGTGCTAAGCGCCTGCGGGAAAAATAATAACAGTGCACCAGCAGCAACCGAAACAAGTGCTCAGCAAAGCGGTGAAGCACCATCTACTGAGAAAAGTGCTATTCAGCAAGGAACAATTAAGCTTCAGGAAGAAACAACTAAACTACAGGCAGCCATCGATAAGAAGGACACGGATGAGGTTAAGCGTCTAGGTAAATCTATTAACGAAGCTTGGATATCTTTCGAGAGTTCTGTTCGCCAAATATTCCCACTCGAATATACAGAAGTAGAGAAATACGAGCTTCCAATCTATTCGGCATCAGCTTACGATAAAATAGATTTCGATGCTCTTAAAATAACGGCTGGCAAGCTTCAGGAAGCTTTAACAACACTACTTAATGCTAAGGAAACAACGGGAAGCACTTCGGAGCTTTTAACTAAGGCAGTCGCCAATTATAAAGTGTTCGTTCAAGAACAAGCTGACAATCTGGTCAGTCAGACGAAAGTGTTCGCTGAAGCTGTCAAAGCGGGCAATGCCGAGCAGGCGAAGCTTGAATATCCAAAAGCCCGTGTGTTCTTCGAGAGAATTGAGCCGATTGCCGAAAGCTTTGGTGATCTTGACCCGAGAATTGATGCACGTCTTGCCGATGCTGAGGATGAAGCAGCTTGGGGCGGATTCCATCGCATTGAAAAAGCACTTTGGTTAGACAATTCGCTAGAGGGCATGGATAAATACGCAGATCAGCTGGTTAAAGACACTGAGGAGCTCGCGGAAAAGATCAAAACGCTAGAATTAGAGCCAAAGGCAATGGTAGCTGGCGCGATGGAGCTGCTTAATGAAGCGGCGATTTCCAAAATCACAGGTGAAGAGGAAATCTATTCTCACACGGATCTGGTAGATTTTGATGCTAATGTTTATGGTTCCAAAACGGTATACTTAGCTATTATTCCTGCCTTAAATGAGAAAAATCCAGATTTGGCTAATCAGTTAGATAAGCAATTCCTGTTGCTTGAGCAGACGCTGCTAGGCCATCAAACTAATGGAATATATGTAACCTACGATAAGCTGACGACGGAGCAAATTCGACTAATTAGCGATCAAATTAGCCAACTTTCCAACTTGATGTCCCAAACGGCAAGCATTCTCTAG
- the efeB gene encoding iron uptake transporter deferrochelatase/peroxidase subunit: MDSKKQREGMTRRDFLKMTAVAGVGLAIGGAGVSAIERAVRPASTSAAESNPSEDTIPMYGEHQAGIITPQQTYMYLASFRITTEDKAAVIRLFRDWTRFSDLSTSGGTMKTGDNPLLPPSDTGETLDLPASKLTVTFGFGPTFFSVEGKNRFGISAKSPRYLKDIPRMPKDNLDHLQSGGDVIVQVCAEDQQVAFHAVRNFIRLSTGYATLKWIQEGFISGSGGKTPRNLFGFKDGTANNLHQTPAGYNDVVWAGEDEPAWMKGGTYLAYRKVRMLLEVWDRSSLTDQEDTFGRHKESGAAYGTKDEFDTVDPAQMPVSAHVRLAKQSKQLIHRRGYSYTDGVDLRTGNVNAGLLFISYQKNPDEQLIPMLKLMQSQDKLNEYTSHVASALFACPGGLREGQYIGQSILES; this comes from the coding sequence ATGGATTCGAAGAAACAGCGAGAGGGTATGACACGGCGTGATTTTCTGAAAATGACGGCTGTGGCTGGTGTCGGTCTAGCTATTGGTGGGGCTGGAGTATCGGCGATTGAGCGGGCTGTTCGTCCTGCGAGCACTTCGGCTGCAGAAAGTAACCCTTCCGAGGATACAATTCCGATGTACGGTGAACATCAGGCGGGCATTATTACTCCTCAGCAGACGTATATGTATTTGGCGAGCTTTCGTATTACGACAGAAGACAAGGCAGCTGTTATTCGATTGTTCCGTGACTGGACGAGATTTAGTGATTTGAGTACTTCAGGCGGTACGATGAAAACAGGTGATAATCCATTACTGCCACCAAGTGATACAGGAGAAACGCTAGATTTGCCAGCATCGAAGCTAACTGTAACCTTTGGTTTTGGACCTACGTTTTTCAGTGTGGAGGGTAAGAACCGGTTTGGTATATCAGCGAAAAGCCCTCGCTACTTAAAGGATATTCCACGGATGCCGAAGGACAATCTGGATCACCTTCAATCTGGTGGTGATGTCATTGTTCAAGTGTGCGCGGAGGATCAGCAGGTCGCTTTCCATGCGGTTCGGAATTTTATTAGGCTCTCAACTGGATATGCTACACTTAAGTGGATTCAAGAGGGCTTCATAAGTGGCAGCGGGGGTAAAACTCCTCGTAATCTCTTCGGCTTCAAGGATGGGACAGCTAATAATCTTCATCAGACACCAGCTGGCTACAATGATGTCGTCTGGGCAGGAGAAGATGAGCCTGCTTGGATGAAGGGCGGCACTTACTTGGCTTATCGCAAGGTGCGAATGTTGCTCGAGGTGTGGGACAGATCATCGTTAACCGATCAGGAGGACACCTTCGGTCGTCACAAGGAGTCGGGTGCCGCCTATGGCACCAAAGACGAATTCGACACGGTTGATCCAGCACAAATGCCAGTAAGTGCACATGTACGTCTGGCTAAGCAATCGAAGCAGCTTATTCATCGCCGGGGCTACTCCTACACCGATGGTGTTGATCTTCGCACCGGCAATGTGAATGCGGGGCTCTTATTCATTAGCTATCAGAAGAATCCGGATGAACAGCTTATACCAATGCTAAAGCTGATGCAGAGCCAAGATAAGCTCAATGAGTATACCTCGCATGTAGCAAGCGCTCTGTTTGCTTGCCCAGGCGGGCTTCGTGAAGGCCAATATATTGGTCAGAGTATTTTGGAATCTTAA
- a CDS encoding metallophosphoesterase: MLIYLIFGFVIISILICTYGVFIEPRRLTISRHTISSPLIPEGFHGITIVQFSDTHIGPHYSLQQLDELITAINSLQPDIVVFTGDLFDSRGKTNATDNDPTSILARIHAPLGKFAVYGNHDFGYTRKIRTSGSFLNQAGFKVIINDLLKVRLPAGEFITIAGLDDYVLGQPAARKTLSALKQEGFNLLLTHEPDVADSLAQYPVDLQLSGHSHGGQVHLPILGALIRTSLGRRYVRGMYSIQSKSRGLRPYLLFVNRGIGTTRIRIRIGSAPELSVFTLNRE; encoded by the coding sequence ATGCTCATATATCTGATCTTCGGATTCGTTATCATAAGTATATTAATATGTACTTATGGAGTATTTATTGAGCCTAGGAGACTTACGATTTCTAGACATACGATCTCATCTCCCTTAATCCCTGAAGGCTTTCATGGCATAACTATCGTGCAATTTAGCGACACTCACATCGGTCCTCATTACTCACTCCAGCAGCTTGATGAATTGATTACCGCTATTAATTCGTTACAGCCCGATATTGTCGTCTTCACTGGTGACCTCTTCGATTCACGGGGTAAAACGAATGCTACGGACAACGATCCAACATCTATCCTTGCTCGAATCCACGCACCCCTCGGCAAATTCGCTGTCTACGGTAACCATGATTTTGGCTATACAAGGAAAATTCGTACATCAGGGTCCTTTCTTAATCAAGCCGGATTTAAGGTTATAATCAATGATCTACTGAAGGTTAGATTGCCTGCCGGAGAATTCATTACAATAGCAGGCTTAGACGACTATGTACTAGGTCAGCCTGCAGCGAGAAAAACGCTCTCTGCATTAAAGCAGGAAGGCTTTAATTTACTACTCACTCATGAACCAGACGTCGCTGACAGTCTAGCCCAATATCCTGTTGATCTGCAGTTATCTGGACATAGTCATGGCGGTCAGGTCCATCTACCTATTCTAGGAGCGTTAATACGAACATCCTTAGGTAGAAGGTATGTTAGAGGAATGTACTCCATTCAAAGTAAAAGCCGAGGACTCCGTCCGTACTTACTGTTCGTCAATCGAGGGATCGGAACGACACGAATACGAATTCGCATAGGCAGTGCGCCAGAGCTATCGGTATTCACCTTAAATCGCGAGTAA